A window from Planococcus maritimus encodes these proteins:
- the trmFO gene encoding FADH(2)-oxidizing methylenetetrahydrofolate--tRNA-(uracil(54)-C(5))-methyltransferase TrmFO — translation MTKIVNVIGAGLAGSEAAWQIAKRGVNVRLYEMRPVKQTPAHHTDKFAELVCSNSLRANSLTNAVGVIKEEMRKLDSVIIDAADKASVPAGGALAVDRHEFAGMVTENVRNHPLVEVINEEVTEIPEGITIIATGPLTSPALAEKVRKLTGEEYLYFYDAAAPIVEKDSIDMDKVYLKSRYDKGEAAYLNCPMTEEEFRRFHTALVEAEVVPLKEFEKEIYFEGCMPVEVMAARGDKTLTFGPMKPVGLEDPKTGERPYAVVQLRQDDAAGTLYNIVGFQTHLKWGAQKEILRMIPGLENVEIVRYGVMHRNTFINSPNVLKPTYQLKADSNIFFAGQMTGVEGYVESAGSGLLAGINAAKLALGEELVVLPAETALGSMARYITEADSKNFQPMNINFGLFPDLGERIKSKQERAERHANRALESIQNYMNSVTV, via the coding sequence ATGACGAAAATTGTAAATGTAATCGGTGCCGGACTTGCAGGAAGCGAAGCGGCATGGCAAATCGCCAAACGTGGCGTCAATGTAAGGCTATATGAAATGCGTCCGGTAAAACAGACTCCGGCGCATCATACAGATAAATTTGCAGAACTGGTTTGCAGCAACTCGTTGCGTGCCAATTCATTGACCAATGCCGTTGGCGTCATCAAAGAAGAGATGCGCAAACTGGATTCGGTCATCATCGATGCAGCCGACAAAGCGTCGGTACCGGCTGGCGGCGCGCTTGCAGTGGACCGTCATGAGTTCGCTGGCATGGTCACAGAAAATGTCCGCAACCACCCGCTCGTTGAAGTCATCAACGAGGAAGTAACAGAAATTCCGGAAGGTATCACAATCATCGCCACCGGACCGTTAACATCCCCTGCACTTGCTGAAAAAGTCCGCAAGTTGACTGGAGAAGAATACTTGTATTTCTATGATGCGGCAGCGCCAATCGTCGAGAAAGACAGCATCGACATGGATAAAGTTTATTTGAAATCGCGTTACGATAAAGGCGAAGCAGCCTATTTGAATTGCCCGATGACAGAAGAAGAGTTCCGCCGCTTCCATACAGCTTTAGTTGAAGCGGAAGTCGTGCCGCTTAAAGAATTCGAGAAGGAAATTTATTTCGAAGGCTGTATGCCTGTCGAGGTGATGGCTGCTAGAGGTGACAAAACCTTGACGTTCGGGCCGATGAAACCGGTCGGGCTCGAAGACCCGAAAACCGGCGAACGGCCATATGCAGTCGTGCAATTGCGCCAAGACGATGCAGCGGGAACGCTTTATAACATTGTTGGGTTCCAGACGCATTTGAAATGGGGGGCGCAAAAAGAAATCTTGCGCATGATTCCGGGACTTGAGAACGTGGAAATTGTCCGCTATGGTGTTATGCACCGCAACACGTTTATCAATTCGCCGAATGTCTTAAAACCAACCTATCAATTGAAAGCTGATTCGAATATTTTCTTCGCCGGCCAAATGACAGGCGTTGAAGGGTATGTGGAGTCTGCAGGAAGCGGCTTATTAGCTGGCATCAACGCAGCGAAGCTCGCATTAGGTGAAGAGCTGGTCGTCTTGCCTGCAGAAACGGCACTTGGCAGCATGGCACGTTACATCACCGAAGCAGATTCGAAGAACTTCCAGCCGATGAATATTAATTTCGGCTTGTTCCCAGATCTCGGCGAACGTATCAAGTCGAAGCAAGAGCGCGCTGAGCGCCACGCCAACCGTGCGCTTGAATCAATTCAAAATTATATGAATTCAGTGACGGTTTAA